AGGCCGACCGCGTCTATGCCGCCCCTGATGTTCCGCCCGTTATCCTTGCCCGCGCCCGCGCCGATGCCGTTAGGATGAGCGGTCCTCCCTCCTCCTCTCCGGGTCCGGGATTGACCCTCACCATCGAAATGGCCGCTTCATGAGCGCACGCAATTATGTCGTTACCGGAAACAATGCCGCGGCAGTAGGACGCGACGAAGCCACCGCCGCAATGGGAACCGCGGATCTGGTCTGGGTTCATCTCGACGGGAACGACCCCGCATCACTCGACTGGCTGAACACGCAGGATCTGCCGAATATCGTCGTCAACGCGCTGATTGCCACCGAGACGCGCCCACGCACCGATCTGGTCGATGGCGGTGCAATCCTGAACATGCGCGGGCCGGGCGAAGAGGCTGCGGATTTCACCGATATGCTGACTTCGGTTCGGATATGGGCATCGCATAAGCGCGTCATTTCGCTGACGATGCGCGATCTGATGGCGCTGGAAACACTGGATCAGGACATATTGGCGGGAAAAATCCTCGATCCCGGCGATCTGGTCTGCGTACTGGCGACTACGATCACCGCCGAACTCGATCCCGATGTGGCCGAACTCGGCGACACGCTGGACGATTGCGAGGAACTGTTCGACGCCAAAAACGCGTTTTCGATGCGCCGGACCATTGCGGCGACGCGGGCAAAGGCCATTGCCTATCGCCGGTTCGTCGCGCCTCAACGGCAGGCGCTGGAAAAGCTGGCCCGAATCGACGCCGCGTGGTTGACCGACGACGATCGCGCGCATCTGGGCGAAGCTGCGGATCGTGCAGCGCGCATGGCCGAGGAGCTTGAGGCGATACGCGAACGTTCGGCGCTGATGCACGAACAACTGACCGATTTACGCGCGGAATTGATCGACACGCGCAGTCTGGTGATTTCAGTGGTGGCGCTGGTGTTCCTGCCGCTGACGTTTTTGACCGGGCTGCTCGGCATGAACGTCGATGGCATACCCTATGCCCACGAACCCTGGGCTTTCATGACTGTCTGCGCAGTCTGTATCGCAGTAGCCGTCGCCGTCGGCGCTTATTTTATCCGTGCCAAGTGGTTTCGCTGAGCGCCTGATATTGCTGTTGAAGCTCGCGGTGCGCGGCTTCGGCTTCGGCGAGTTCGGCGCGGACTTCGCTCAATTCGACGGCGCGGTGAGCGATTCGCGCGTCGAGCGCGGCGTTGGCG
This genomic stretch from Sphingomonas paeninsulae harbors:
- a CDS encoding CorA family divalent cation transporter is translated as MSARNYVVTGNNAAAVGRDEATAAMGTADLVWVHLDGNDPASLDWLNTQDLPNIVVNALIATETRPRTDLVDGGAILNMRGPGEEAADFTDMLTSVRIWASHKRVISLTMRDLMALETLDQDILAGKILDPGDLVCVLATTITAELDPDVAELGDTLDDCEELFDAKNAFSMRRTIAATRAKAIAYRRFVAPQRQALEKLARIDAAWLTDDDRAHLGEAADRAARMAEELEAIRERSALMHEQLTDLRAELIDTRSLVISVVALVFLPLTFLTGLLGMNVDGIPYAHEPWAFMTVCAVCIAVAVAVGAYFIRAKWFR